The Pseudomonas kermanshahensis genome includes a window with the following:
- the araD1 gene encoding AraD1 family protein, whose translation MRLIQFETGPGQRHVGVVEGDLIQVVRDTHSMRELALAAIRNHTSLAAEVLERGLDSTQHCYSQALSDCRVLPPLDHEDPAHCLISGTGLTHLGSAATRDKMHQQKIDDAAALTDTARIFQWGIEGGRPAPGTAGVQPEWFYKGDGSIVVRPGQALQRPAFAEDAGEEPELAGLYVIGDDGQPYRLGFAIGNEFSDHVMERRNYLYLAHSKLRSCAFGPELRVGELPRHLDGISRIRRGNQVIWEKAFLSGEDNMCHSLDNLEYHHFKYAQFLRPGDVHVHFFGTATLSFADQIKPAEGDVFEISLPDFGAPLCNGIAGTPSAISPGEVKTL comes from the coding sequence ATGCGCCTGATCCAATTTGAAACCGGACCCGGCCAACGCCACGTCGGCGTGGTCGAAGGCGACCTGATCCAGGTCGTGCGTGATACCCACTCCATGCGTGAGCTGGCCTTGGCCGCGATCCGCAACCACACCAGCCTGGCCGCAGAAGTGCTCGAACGCGGCCTGGACAGCACGCAACACTGTTACAGCCAGGCCCTGAGCGACTGCCGCGTACTGCCCCCGCTGGACCACGAAGACCCAGCCCATTGCCTGATCAGCGGCACCGGCCTGACCCACCTGGGCAGTGCTGCCACCCGCGACAAGATGCACCAGCAAAAAATCGACGATGCGGCGGCGTTGACCGACACCGCGCGGATCTTCCAGTGGGGCATCGAAGGGGGCCGCCCTGCACCGGGCACCGCGGGCGTACAACCGGAGTGGTTCTACAAGGGCGACGGCTCCATTGTGGTCCGCCCTGGCCAGGCCTTGCAGCGCCCGGCCTTTGCTGAAGATGCCGGTGAAGAGCCCGAGCTGGCCGGCCTGTATGTGATCGGCGATGATGGCCAGCCCTACCGCCTGGGTTTTGCCATCGGTAACGAGTTTTCCGACCATGTGATGGAACGGCGCAACTACCTGTACCTGGCTCACTCCAAATTGCGCAGTTGCGCCTTTGGCCCTGAACTGCGGGTCGGTGAGCTGCCCCGCCACCTCGATGGCATCAGCCGGATTCGTCGCGGCAACCAGGTGATCTGGGAAAAGGCCTTCCTCAGCGGTGAGGACAACATGTGCCACTCGCTGGACAACCTGGAGTATCACCACTTCAAGTACGCCCAGTTCCTGCGCCCAGGCGATGTGCACGTGCACTTCTTCGGCACGGCGACCTTGTCGTTCGCCGACCAGATCAAGCCCGCCGAGGGCGATGTGTTCGAGATCAGCCTGCCTGATTTCGGCGCCCCCCTGTGCAATGGCATTGCCGGGACGCCTTCGGCCATCTCACCTGGCGAGGTGAAGACGCTCTGA
- a CDS encoding MFS transporter → MKHTPYPAATAATASTDTAKPTTVRWRIFLILLLLAAINYIDRASLSVALPLISAEFELTPALEGLILSAFFWSYALMQIPAGVLLDRFQVRNIIGVATIGWGAFQALGGFAHNWITLLVTRIGLGVAESPIMPAGAKLNGAWLTPNERGRGATLVDGGAPLGTAFGAIIIAGLITWFDSWRIAFIIAGVGTVAAGIWAWWYIRNHPSEHPQVNAAELAYITQANDAATQANGNRKAVLKELLKSRSVLCMFAGYACYNSVFYGLLTWMPSYLHQAHNLDIKAMGGATFLIFMCGFVGELVGGWISDKWKANGGQPNTVMRSMFAGSAAVAALCILLVAYTPDAARVIALLCVALFFIRWCGMYWCLPAILGGKSKAGVLGGSMNFCGNMVGVLVPILIGLIVQFTGSYFLALIFFVVMAFGLMLFSGLIDYRERGLA, encoded by the coding sequence ATGAAACACACCCCTTACCCGGCGGCCACAGCCGCCACGGCCAGCACAGACACCGCCAAGCCGACCACCGTGCGCTGGCGGATCTTCCTGATCCTGCTGTTGCTGGCAGCGATCAACTACATCGATCGGGCGTCGCTGTCGGTGGCCCTGCCCTTGATTTCTGCCGAGTTCGAACTCACCCCAGCACTTGAAGGGTTGATCCTCAGCGCGTTCTTCTGGTCCTACGCCCTGATGCAGATCCCGGCCGGTGTGCTGCTCGACCGCTTCCAGGTGCGCAACATCATTGGTGTCGCCACCATCGGCTGGGGCGCCTTCCAGGCGCTGGGCGGCTTTGCCCACAACTGGATTACCCTGCTGGTCACCCGCATTGGCCTGGGCGTGGCCGAGTCGCCGATCATGCCGGCGGGCGCCAAACTCAACGGCGCTTGGTTGACCCCCAACGAACGTGGCCGCGGCGCCACCCTGGTCGACGGCGGCGCGCCGCTGGGCACAGCGTTTGGCGCGATCATCATCGCCGGGCTGATCACCTGGTTCGACTCCTGGCGCATCGCCTTCATCATCGCCGGTGTCGGCACCGTGGCGGCAGGCATCTGGGCCTGGTGGTACATCCGCAACCACCCCAGCGAACACCCGCAGGTCAACGCCGCCGAGCTGGCCTACATCACCCAAGCCAACGACGCCGCGACCCAGGCCAACGGCAACCGCAAGGCGGTACTCAAAGAGCTGCTGAAAAGCCGCTCGGTGCTGTGCATGTTCGCCGGCTACGCCTGCTACAACAGCGTGTTCTATGGCCTGCTGACCTGGATGCCAAGCTACCTGCACCAAGCCCACAACCTGGACATCAAGGCCATGGGTGGCGCGACCTTCCTGATCTTCATGTGCGGTTTTGTCGGCGAGCTGGTGGGCGGCTGGATCTCGGACAAGTGGAAAGCCAATGGCGGCCAGCCGAACACGGTCATGCGCAGCATGTTCGCAGGCTCCGCTGCCGTCGCCGCGCTGTGCATCCTGCTGGTGGCCTACACCCCCGATGCTGCACGGGTGATCGCCCTGCTGTGCGTGGCGCTGTTCTTCATCCGCTGGTGCGGCATGTACTGGTGCCTGCCGGCCATTCTCGGCGGTAAATCCAAAGCCGGCGTTCTGGGCGGCAGCATGAACTTCTGCGGCAACATGGTCGGCGTGCTGGTACCGATCCTGATCGGCCTGATCGTGCAGTTCACCGGTTCGTACTTCTTGGCCCTGATCTTCTTCGTGGTCATGGCCTTCGGCCTGATGCTGTTCTCTGGCCTGATCGACTATCGCGAGCGCGGGCTGGCCTGA
- a CDS encoding UxaA family hydrolase — MQLITTTGSERAAHAVIRLNPLDDVLIARQALPEGLLLDEGITVRQPIPAGHKVAARDIAAGQPLRRYGQIIGFASQAITAGEHVHVHNLAMGDFARDYAFGVDARGAQAPNDDTFRGIVRVDGRVATRNYVGILTSVNCSATVARAIADHFRRDIHPEALAPYPNVDGVVALTHGVGCAVDPSGEALAMLRRTLGGYAVHANFASVLLIGLGCETNQIPELLAAQGLQSSHTLRTFTIQGTGGTSKTIASGIAQVKALLAEANQVERQPVSVRHLTVGLQCGGSDGYSGITANPALGNAVDRLVAAGGTAILSETPEIYGAEHLLTRRAVSQQVGEKLIARIQWWEAYCQRMGAELNNNPSAGNKAGGLTTILEKSLGAVAKAGSSDLVDVYEYAEPVRAHGLVFMDTPGYDPISATGQVAGGANLIAFTTGRGSAYGCAPSPSIKLATNTRLWETQEDDMDVNCGGIADGSMTIEERGEHIYQMMLRIASGERSKSEQHGYGQNEFVPWQIGAIT; from the coding sequence ATGCAACTCATTACAACAACAGGCAGTGAACGCGCTGCCCACGCCGTGATCCGACTCAACCCGCTCGACGACGTGCTCATCGCCCGCCAGGCCCTGCCCGAAGGGTTGCTGCTGGACGAAGGCATCACCGTTCGCCAGCCAATCCCTGCTGGGCACAAGGTGGCGGCGCGCGACATTGCGGCCGGCCAGCCGCTGCGCCGCTACGGGCAGATCATCGGCTTCGCCAGCCAGGCCATCACCGCAGGCGAGCATGTGCACGTGCATAACTTGGCAATGGGTGACTTTGCCCGTGACTACGCCTTTGGCGTCGATGCCCGTGGCGCGCAGGCGCCCAACGACGACACCTTCAGGGGTATCGTCCGGGTCGATGGCCGGGTCGCCACGCGCAACTATGTCGGCATCCTCACTTCGGTGAACTGCTCGGCCACCGTGGCCCGGGCAATCGCCGACCATTTTCGCCGTGACATTCACCCCGAAGCGTTGGCGCCGTACCCGAACGTCGACGGCGTGGTGGCCCTGACCCATGGCGTCGGTTGCGCCGTCGACCCCTCTGGCGAGGCCTTGGCCATGCTGCGCCGGACCTTGGGCGGCTATGCCGTGCATGCCAACTTCGCCTCGGTGCTGCTGATTGGCCTGGGTTGCGAAACCAACCAGATCCCTGAGCTGCTCGCCGCCCAAGGGTTGCAAAGCAGCCACACCTTGCGCACCTTCACCATCCAGGGCACTGGTGGCACCAGCAAGACCATCGCCAGCGGCATTGCCCAGGTCAAGGCGTTGCTCGCCGAAGCCAACCAGGTCGAGCGCCAGCCAGTCAGCGTGCGCCACCTCACCGTGGGCCTTCAATGTGGGGGTTCGGACGGCTACTCGGGCATCACCGCCAACCCTGCGCTGGGCAATGCCGTGGACCGGCTGGTAGCCGCAGGCGGTACCGCGATCCTGTCGGAAACTCCCGAAATCTACGGTGCCGAGCACTTGCTGACGCGCCGCGCCGTAAGCCAGCAAGTCGGTGAAAAGCTGATCGCCCGCATCCAGTGGTGGGAAGCCTATTGCCAGCGCATGGGCGCCGAGCTGAACAACAACCCTTCGGCCGGCAACAAGGCCGGTGGCTTGACCACCATCCTGGAAAAATCACTGGGTGCGGTCGCCAAGGCCGGCTCCAGTGACCTGGTGGATGTGTACGAATACGCAGAGCCGGTGCGCGCCCATGGCCTGGTGTTCATGGACACCCCCGGTTATGACCCGATCTCGGCCACTGGCCAAGTCGCCGGGGGTGCCAACTTGATCGCTTTCACCACCGGCCGCGGTTCCGCCTACGGCTGTGCGCCCTCGCCGTCCATCAAGCTGGCGACCAACACGCGCCTGTGGGAAACCCAGGAAGACGACATGGACGTCAACTGCGGCGGCATTGCCGACGGCAGCATGACCATCGAAGAGCGCGGCGAGCACATCTACCAGATGATGCTGCGCATCGCATCGGGGGAGCGCAGCAAGAGCGAACAGCATGGCTACGGGCAGAACGAGTTCGTGCCGTGGCAGATCGGCGCCATTACCTGA
- a CDS encoding aldehyde dehydrogenase (NADP(+)): protein MTQILGHNYIGGQRSAQGNSLLRSLDASTGEALPGAFSQATEAEVDAAAKAAATAFPAYRNLPAEQRAVFLEAIADELDALGDAFIATVCRETALPAGRIQGERARTSGQMRLFATVLRRGDFYGARIDRALAQRQPLPRPDIRQYRIGVGPVAVFGASNFPLAFSTAGGDTASALAAGCPVVFKAHSGHMATAEGVADAILRAAVRSGMPAGVFNMVYGAGVGEWLVKHPAIQAVGFTGSLKGGNALMRMAAERAQPIPVFAEMSSINPVILLPEALAQRGAALARELAASVTLGCGQFCTNPGLVLGMRSAAFSHFVEHLQAQMAAQGAQTMLNSGTLASYRQGLQHLHAHPGITHLAGAEQGERQAQPQLFKGDVSLLLNGDPLLQEEVFGPATLVIEVEDQAQLSAAVQALRGQLTATVIGEAAELTGFSWLSELLQDKVGRVLFNGYPTGVEVCDAMVHGGPYPATSDARGTSVGSLAIDRFLRPVCFQNYPDAMLPPALQNANPLGIWRLVDGEGSRSSC from the coding sequence ATGACCCAGATCCTTGGTCACAACTACATCGGCGGCCAGCGCTCGGCGCAAGGCAATTCGCTGCTCAGGAGCCTGGATGCCAGCACTGGCGAAGCGCTGCCCGGCGCATTCAGCCAAGCCACCGAAGCCGAAGTGGATGCGGCCGCAAAGGCTGCTGCCACGGCCTTCCCGGCCTACCGCAACCTGCCGGCCGAGCAACGCGCAGTGTTTCTGGAGGCGATTGCCGACGAACTCGATGCACTGGGTGACGCCTTCATCGCCACGGTATGCCGTGAAACGGCCCTGCCCGCCGGCCGAATCCAGGGGGAACGTGCCCGCACCAGCGGCCAGATGCGCCTGTTCGCCACGGTACTGCGCCGGGGTGATTTTTACGGCGCCCGCATCGACCGCGCACTGGCGCAGCGCCAGCCGCTGCCGCGCCCGGACATACGCCAGTACCGAATCGGGGTCGGCCCGGTTGCCGTGTTCGGGGCCAGCAACTTCCCGCTGGCGTTCTCCACCGCAGGCGGCGATACCGCATCGGCCCTGGCCGCTGGTTGCCCGGTGGTGTTCAAGGCGCACAGCGGCCACATGGCCACCGCTGAAGGTGTAGCGGATGCCATCTTGCGTGCCGCGGTGCGCAGTGGCATGCCGGCGGGCGTCTTCAACATGGTCTACGGTGCGGGCGTCGGCGAGTGGCTGGTCAAGCACCCGGCCATCCAGGCCGTGGGTTTCACCGGCTCGCTCAAGGGCGGTAACGCGCTGATGCGCATGGCTGCGGAGCGGGCCCAGCCGATCCCGGTGTTTGCCGAGATGTCCAGCATCAACCCGGTGATCCTGCTGCCTGAAGCGCTGGCTCAGCGAGGCGCCGCACTGGCCCGCGAGCTCGCTGCGTCCGTGACCCTGGGCTGTGGCCAGTTCTGCACCAACCCAGGCCTGGTGCTGGGCATGCGCTCTGCTGCATTCAGCCATTTTGTCGAGCACCTGCAAGCACAAATGGCTGCGCAAGGCGCCCAGACCATGCTCAACTCCGGCACCCTGGCCAGCTACCGCCAGGGCCTACAACACTTGCACGCGCACCCCGGCATCACCCACCTGGCCGGCGCCGAGCAAGGCGAGCGGCAGGCGCAGCCGCAACTGTTCAAGGGCGATGTCAGCCTGCTGCTGAACGGCGACCCGCTGCTGCAGGAAGAAGTGTTCGGGCCCGCGACTCTGGTCATTGAAGTTGAAGATCAGGCGCAACTCAGCGCCGCCGTGCAAGCCCTACGCGGGCAACTGACCGCCACGGTCATTGGCGAAGCAGCAGAACTGACAGGCTTCAGCTGGTTGAGTGAATTGCTCCAGGACAAGGTCGGCCGCGTGTTGTTCAACGGCTACCCCACTGGCGTCGAAGTGTGCGATGCGATGGTCCACGGCGGCCCATACCCTGCCACCTCGGACGCCCGCGGCACCTCGGTGGGGTCGCTGGCGATCGATCGCTTCCTGCGGCCCGTGTGCTTCCAGAACTACCCTGATGCGATGCTGCCCCCTGCGTTGCAGAACGCCAATCCGCTGGGTATTTGGCGCCTGGTCGATGGTGAGGGCAGCCGCTCAAGCTGCTAA
- the ligD gene encoding DNA ligase D: protein MAKPLQEYQRKRDFNATPEPSGKRGRGRKPHALQFCIQKHDASHLHYDFRLELDGTLKSWAIPKGPSLDPKVRRLAVHVEDHPLDYADFEGNIPEGHYGAGDVIVWDRGIWEPEGDAQQAYAKGKLRFRLQGEKLNGVWNLFRTHLAGKKEQWMLVKSHDGEARSEADYSIVEAQPDSVLSERTLVPRRSKPAEKAAPRTRKRKAGAQKAPLPDTLQPQLATLVDSPPAGDWLYEVKFDGYRILARIDGDDVRLFTRNGHDWTAKLPHQRDALRTLGLDSAWLDGEMVVNDEHGVADFQALQNAFDVEDDQHILYYLFDLPFLGGEDLCQLPLQARRKTLQQLLEQADAQWLRFSEGFDQPVDSLLDSACRMNLEGLIGKRADSPYTGRRSADWVKLKCQQRQEFVIVGYTDPKGSRSAFGALLLAVHDDSGALRYAGKVGTGFSAATLETIHARLKPLETPKPMLSKPPTGAEVRGVHWLKPTLLAEVAYAQMTRDGVVRHAVFHGLRDDKPATAIDLEHAMPGKSVAKTKAQHKPEALGELRLTHPDRVIDATRATTKRQVAEYYAQVSQWILPQLKNRPVALVRAPDGLGGELFFQKNAGQLHIPNVVSYDKKQAGQAAMVINRADTLLGAVQMNMLELHTWNATDKDFDKPDRFVLDLDPDPALPWKAMLEATQLTLTLLDELGLKVFLKTSGGKGIHIVVPLTRKAGWDEVKDFSHAIVDYLANLFPDRLSAVSGPKNRVGRIFIDYLRNGKGATTACAYSLRAREGLPVSVPIWREELAQLKGANQWHIGNLHERLAEVDDPWADMGKTRQSITARMRKQLGLG, encoded by the coding sequence ATGGCCAAGCCCCTGCAGGAATACCAGCGCAAGCGTGACTTCAATGCCACGCCCGAGCCGAGCGGTAAACGTGGCCGGGGCCGGAAGCCCCATGCCCTGCAGTTCTGCATCCAGAAGCACGACGCCAGCCACTTGCACTACGACTTCCGCCTGGAACTCGACGGCACGCTCAAGAGCTGGGCCATCCCCAAGGGCCCGTCGCTGGACCCGAAGGTGCGGCGTTTGGCCGTGCACGTCGAAGATCACCCGCTGGACTACGCCGATTTCGAGGGCAATATCCCCGAAGGCCATTACGGCGCGGGCGATGTGATCGTCTGGGACCGTGGCATCTGGGAGCCTGAAGGTGATGCGCAGCAGGCCTATGCCAAGGGCAAGCTGCGCTTTCGCCTGCAAGGCGAGAAGCTCAATGGTGTCTGGAACCTGTTCCGGACCCACCTGGCGGGCAAGAAAGAGCAATGGATGCTAGTCAAATCGCACGATGGCGAAGCCCGTAGCGAGGCCGATTACAGCATCGTCGAAGCCCAGCCCGACAGCGTGCTCAGCGAGCGCACCCTGGTCCCCAGGCGTAGCAAGCCTGCCGAAAAAGCGGCGCCGCGTACCCGCAAACGCAAGGCAGGCGCACAGAAGGCCCCGTTACCCGACACGCTGCAACCGCAACTGGCGACGCTGGTCGACTCGCCACCCGCCGGCGACTGGTTGTACGAGGTCAAGTTCGATGGCTACCGGATTCTCGCGCGCATCGACGGCGATGACGTGCGTCTTTTTACCCGCAATGGCCACGACTGGACCGCCAAGCTGCCCCATCAGCGAGATGCACTGCGCACGCTGGGCCTCGACTCGGCCTGGTTGGACGGCGAAATGGTGGTCAATGACGAACACGGTGTGGCCGACTTCCAGGCCCTGCAGAACGCGTTCGATGTCGAGGACGATCAGCACATTCTCTACTACTTATTCGACCTGCCCTTCCTGGGCGGCGAGGACCTGTGCCAGTTACCGCTGCAAGCGCGGCGCAAAACCCTGCAGCAATTGCTTGAACAGGCCGACGCGCAGTGGCTGAGGTTTTCCGAAGGTTTCGATCAACCGGTCGACTCCCTGCTCGACAGCGCCTGCCGCATGAACCTGGAAGGCCTGATCGGCAAGCGCGCCGACAGCCCTTACACCGGGCGCCGCAGCGCCGACTGGGTCAAGCTCAAGTGCCAGCAACGCCAGGAGTTCGTGATTGTCGGCTACACCGACCCCAAGGGCAGCCGCAGCGCTTTTGGCGCCTTGCTGCTGGCCGTGCACGACGACAGCGGCGCGCTGCGCTACGCCGGCAAAGTCGGTACAGGGTTCAGTGCTGCCACCCTGGAAACCATTCATGCGCGACTCAAACCGTTGGAAACCCCCAAGCCGATGCTGAGCAAGCCACCGACCGGCGCCGAAGTCCGGGGGGTGCACTGGCTCAAGCCGACGCTGCTGGCCGAAGTCGCCTATGCACAGATGACCCGAGACGGCGTGGTGCGCCATGCGGTGTTCCACGGCCTGCGTGATGACAAACCTGCGACCGCGATCGACCTGGAGCACGCCATGCCTGGCAAGTCCGTGGCCAAAACCAAGGCTCAACACAAGCCCGAGGCGTTGGGCGAATTGCGCCTGACCCACCCTGACCGCGTCATCGACGCCACCCGCGCCACCACCAAACGCCAAGTCGCCGAATACTATGCGCAGGTGAGCCAATGGATCCTGCCCCAGCTGAAAAACCGCCCCGTGGCGCTGGTACGCGCGCCCGATGGCCTCGGTGGCGAGTTGTTCTTCCAGAAAAACGCTGGCCAGCTGCACATCCCCAACGTGGTCAGCTACGACAAGAAACAGGCCGGCCAGGCCGCCATGGTCATCAACCGCGCCGATACTCTGCTGGGCGCGGTGCAGATGAACATGCTCGAACTGCACACCTGGAACGCCACCGACAAGGACTTCGACAAACCGGACCGCTTCGTGCTCGACCTGGACCCGGACCCGGCGCTGCCCTGGAAAGCCATGCTGGAGGCCACGCAGCTGACCTTGACCCTGCTCGACGAACTTGGCCTGAAGGTGTTTCTGAAGACCAGTGGTGGCAAGGGCATTCACATTGTCGTGCCGCTGACCCGAAAAGCGGGCTGGGACGAGGTGAAGGACTTCAGCCATGCGATCGTCGATTACCTGGCCAACCTGTTCCCTGATCGCCTCAGCGCCGTGTCGGGGCCGAAGAACCGGGTCGGGCGCATCTTCATCGACTATCTGCGCAATGGCAAAGGCGCCACCACCGCCTGTGCCTATTCCTTGCGCGCCCGGGAGGGCCTGCCGGTGTCCGTGCCGATCTGGCGTGAAGAGCTGGCCCAGCTCAAGGGTGCCAACCAATGGCACATCGGTAACCTGCACGAGCGCCTGGCCGAGGTGGACGACCCCTGGGCCGACATGGGCAAGACCCGTCAATCGATCACTGCGCGCATGCGCAAACAGCTAGGGCTGGGCTGA
- a CDS encoding acyl-CoA dehydrogenase family protein produces MSIIQDFDLNTLDRLLRSFTERPQALNLDTQLPALMQALQADHLDLLPLPGQGNTLRRWQSLARIAGCDMALAKLYEAHTDALAILAECGAAHHAQDGIWGVWAAEPPDARARIVERQGEQVRLSGRKAWCSGALQIDRALITAWGEDDQPQLVAIELSHPSQGLRIEQWQAVGMAITASVEVEFNHTPGIAIGRPGQYLSRPGFWHGGGGIAACWYGGAEALADYLREHCRNPRPDPHADAHLGAVDAALCGARAALRECAGWIDRQPGADACFEVRRTRAQVEQAVEHVIHHVGRALGASPFCRSSHFARLSADLPVFLRQSHAERDLAALGQQLATLPAGAWQL; encoded by the coding sequence ATGAGCATCATTCAGGACTTTGATTTGAATACCCTCGACCGCCTGTTGCGCAGCTTCACCGAAAGGCCGCAGGCACTGAACCTCGATACCCAACTGCCGGCGCTGATGCAGGCGCTGCAGGCCGACCACCTTGACCTGCTGCCCCTGCCCGGCCAGGGCAACACGCTGCGCCGCTGGCAGAGCCTGGCCCGCATTGCCGGTTGTGACATGGCCTTGGCCAAGCTCTACGAAGCCCACACCGATGCCTTGGCGATCCTGGCCGAATGTGGTGCCGCGCACCATGCGCAGGACGGCATTTGGGGTGTCTGGGCGGCGGAACCGCCAGATGCCCGCGCACGTATCGTCGAGCGCCAGGGCGAGCAGGTGCGGCTTTCGGGCCGCAAGGCGTGGTGCTCGGGCGCCTTGCAAATCGACCGCGCCCTGATCACGGCATGGGGTGAAGACGACCAACCGCAGCTGGTGGCCATAGAGCTGTCGCACCCCAGCCAAGGCTTGCGTATCGAACAGTGGCAGGCGGTCGGCATGGCCATTACCGCGAGCGTCGAGGTCGAGTTCAACCATACCCCTGGTATTGCCATCGGCCGGCCCGGGCAGTACCTCTCCAGACCCGGCTTTTGGCACGGGGGTGGTGGCATCGCGGCGTGCTGGTACGGCGGCGCCGAGGCCCTGGCGGACTACCTGCGCGAACACTGTCGCAACCCGCGGCCAGACCCGCACGCCGACGCGCACTTGGGGGCTGTGGACGCCGCCTTGTGCGGTGCCAGGGCGGCGCTGCGCGAGTGTGCGGGCTGGATCGACCGCCAGCCGGGCGCAGACGCCTGTTTCGAAGTACGGCGTACCCGCGCACAGGTCGAACAGGCCGTCGAGCACGTGATCCATCACGTGGGGCGCGCCTTGGGCGCCTCGCCGTTTTGCCGCAGCAGCCACTTTGCCCGGTTGAGTGCCGACTTGCCGGTGTTCCTGCGCCAGAGCCACGCCGAGCGTGACCTGGCCGCCCTCGGACAGCAGCTGGCTACCCTGCCGGCAGGAGCCTGGCAACTATGA
- a CDS encoding PIG-L deacetylase family protein has product MNLIESSSGTPWSAWQHAAHLARATWIDPGQLCPPGRRLVLIAPHPDDEILMAGGLLAGFHGREDDLVLVSATDGEGSHPGSSHWTEHRLRRQRPLESRHALQQLELDLNRLDWRRLHLKDGALPRDEAFLVNHLSQLLKPDDVLMATWRNDGHCDHEAVGRAAAQAAMARKVQLVEVPVWAWHWAQPDDPRLPWPRAHRVQLDETRLARKRKALAAHISQLEPDEGQPPVLPANLQECLLQPFELVFL; this is encoded by the coding sequence ATGAATTTGATCGAGTCGAGTAGCGGTACCCCCTGGTCGGCCTGGCAGCACGCCGCGCACCTGGCCAGGGCCACCTGGATCGACCCAGGGCAACTGTGCCCGCCTGGCCGCCGGCTTGTACTGATCGCCCCGCACCCGGATGACGAAATTCTCATGGCGGGTGGTTTACTGGCAGGCTTTCATGGGCGCGAGGACGACCTGGTGTTGGTCTCCGCTACCGATGGCGAAGGCAGCCACCCAGGCTCCAGCCACTGGACCGAGCACCGCTTGCGCAGGCAGCGGCCGCTGGAGAGCCGCCACGCCCTGCAACAGCTCGAACTTGACCTCAACCGGCTGGACTGGCGCAGGCTGCACCTGAAGGACGGCGCGCTGCCGCGGGACGAGGCGTTTCTAGTCAACCACCTGAGCCAGTTGCTCAAGCCTGACGACGTGCTGATGGCCACCTGGCGCAACGACGGCCACTGCGACCACGAGGCGGTGGGCAGGGCCGCCGCGCAAGCGGCAATGGCGCGCAAGGTGCAATTGGTGGAGGTGCCGGTCTGGGCCTGGCACTGGGCGCAACCTGACGACCCTCGCCTGCCCTGGCCACGGGCTCATCGCGTGCAGCTGGATGAAACCCGCCTGGCCCGCAAGCGCAAGGCCTTGGCCGCGCACATCAGCCAACTCGAGCCAGATGAAGGCCAACCGCCCGTGCTGCCAGCGAACTTGCAGGAGTGCCTGCTACAGCCTTTCGAATTGGTGTTCTTGTAA
- a CDS encoding class I SAM-dependent methyltransferase: MSLDAQYFADLYASSEDPWAFRTRWYEKRKRELVMASLPRQCYERVFEPACANGELSALLAERCADLLCQDLNPTAVGLARERLAGVSHASVELGRLPGDWPGGRFDLIVLSELGYYLDPTDWLQVIEQSAASLSDDGGLLACHWKHPIAGCPQDGREVHRMLGKHLPLYPVYRHEEADFLLEYWSCQPSVIDLDETCP, encoded by the coding sequence ATGAGCCTCGACGCACAGTATTTCGCCGACCTGTACGCCAGCAGCGAAGACCCTTGGGCCTTTCGCACCCGCTGGTACGAAAAGCGCAAACGCGAGCTGGTCATGGCCAGCCTGCCACGCCAATGCTATGAGCGCGTGTTCGAGCCTGCGTGCGCCAATGGCGAGCTGAGTGCCTTGCTGGCCGAGCGGTGTGCAGACTTGTTGTGCCAGGACTTGAACCCAACTGCCGTAGGCCTCGCGCGGGAACGCTTGGCCGGGGTCAGCCACGCCTCGGTCGAACTCGGCAGGCTTCCGGGTGATTGGCCCGGTGGGCGCTTTGACCTGATCGTGCTGAGTGAGCTGGGTTACTACCTTGATCCCACCGATTGGTTGCAAGTGATCGAACAGTCAGCCGCCAGCCTCAGCGACGACGGCGGCCTGCTGGCCTGCCACTGGAAACACCCGATCGCGGGCTGCCCCCAGGACGGGCGTGAAGTGCATCGCATGCTGGGCAAGCATCTGCCGCTGTACCCCGTCTATCGCCATGAAGAAGCGGACTTTCTGCTCGAATACTGGTCCTGCCAGCCCAGCGTGATCGACCTCGACGAGACCTGCCCATGA